GCCAGAAGCCCTTGTCGAGATAATAGCCGTAGGCACGCTGCAGGCGTTTCACCGCCTCGATGTCCTCGCCCCGCTCAAGGCGGCGCTCGGCCTTGGCGAGACGAGCTTCCAGTGCAGAGATACGATCGTCCATGGTCCCTTCCTGCGGCCAGGCGGGCCGGCCCAAGCCGGCCCGCTCGCGCCATCACTTCGCCATTTCAGCCTTGAGTTCGTCGAGCAGCGTCTCCCCGTCGAGGCTCAGCCGCTTCATGCCCTCGAAGATGCGAGCGGCTTGCGGCTCTGCGGCCTTCTTCCACAGCGCGAGCTCTTCGTCGGTCGGCTTGTAGAGCGTATGGCCTTCGAGATTGGCGAACTTCTCGCGCCCGGCGCGTTCGAATTCCGCCCACGGCGTCGCCAGCTTCGCCGACCATTCCGGCGTGCAATGCGCGTCGACGGCCTTCTTCTGGTCGTCGGAGAGCCCGTCATAGAAGCTCTGGTTCATCACGAAGGCGTTCGGAGCGGTGTACATGCCGACGTCGAGGTGATAGGTCAGCTTCGATTCCGCCTTGGTGAGGAACACCGAGTTCCACGGAAAGGTGATGCCGTCCACCACGCCACGCTCGACCAGCTCGCGGATCTCGCCCATTGCCGCCTGGACGGTGCTGGCGCCCATGCCCGACAGATAGTTCGCCATCGTGCCATTGGCCGGGCGGATTTTGGTGCCGGCCATGTCCGCGGGAACCTTCGGCTGCTTGCCGCCCATGTGCAGGATGCCCGGGTCGTGCAGGATCACCATGCAGAGCTTGACGTCGCCCATCTCCTTGTCGGCATATCTCTGATACCAGCGGTGGAAATTTCCGCTGCCCTTGCCGACTTCCTCGAAAGTGAACGGTATCTCGGTCAGCGTGATGATCGGGAACCGGCCGGGCGTCAGGCCGGGAGGCGCCATCGCCATGTCGGCGATGCCGTCGCGGGCCATGTCGTACTGGTCCACTGCCTTGCCCAACTGCTCGGACGTATAAATCTCGACCTTGACCGAGCCGCCGGTCGCCTCCGTCAGCGACTTGCCCCATGCCTCCAGGGCCCCAACCATCGGATGGACAGCCGGCGGATAGAACGACAGCTTCAGCGTCTTGTCCTGCGCCAGGGCGGACCCGGTCACCAGGCTGGCCGTGGCGGCAAGTGCCAGGCTGAACAGTTTCAGTCTCATTTCAGTCTCCTCCTTCTTGTTCGGTTATTCACATGCGGCCCGCGATCAGGTCGCTTGCTTTTTCGGCGATCATGATGGCAGGCGCATTGGTGTTGCCGCCGACGATGGACGGCATGATCGACGCATCCGCGACGCTCAGGCCGGACACGCCGCGCACGCGAAGCTCGGGATCGACCACGGACGACGGATCGGCTCCCATCCGGCAGGTGCCGACGGGATGGAACGCTGTCGCGGCGGTGTGGCGCACGAAGTCGCCAAGATCGGCGTCGCTCCACTCCGGACCGGGAACGATCTCCGCCCGCCCGTATCGCGCCAGCGCCCGGCTGGCCGCCAGGCGTTTCGCGATGCGCAGCCCCCGGACGATGGTCGCGACATCCGCACTGTCCGAGAAAAGACCGAAGTCGATCAGCGGCTTGTCGTCCATGCGCGCTCCGGACAGCCGCACTGAGCCGGTCGACACCGGATGCAGCGCGACCACGCCGATCGAGAAGCCATGGCCGATGCCGAGCGTGCCGCCCGGCTTGCGCAGGGCCGGGCAGAAGACGAGTTGCACATCCGGCCGGTCGAGGTGCGGCAGGGTCCTCACATAGCCGGCGGCCTCGAAGATGTTGGACGCGAACATTCCCTCGCGGCGCAGGACATAGCGCGCCGCCTCGCCGGCGAGCTGCGGAAGCTTGGCCAGCGAAATGCCGTAGGAATCTCGGGTCGATCCCTCCCAGACGACCTGGGAAGATGGATGATCCGCGAGGTTCTGCCCGACATCCGGCCGATGGCGCACCACTGGTATCCCCAGGCGCAGGAGATCCTCGCCGGGGCCGATGCCCGACCGCATCAGGATCGCCGGCGACCCGAAGGCTCCCGCCGCCAGGACGACTTCGCGCCGGGCCCGTACCGTCCTTCGGATCCGACCGCACACCTGAACGCCGATCGCGCGGCCATCCTCGATTGTGACGTGCGATACGTCGGCGCCCGTCATGACCCGCAGATTGGGCCTCCGCCGCGCGGGGCGCAGAAAGGCTGTCGCAGTGGTAACCCTCGCACCGCGCAGGATGTTCACCTGGCGCAGGCCGAAACCGTCCTGTTCGGCCCCGTTGATGTCGTCGTTGCGGGCAAAGCCGAGTTCAACCGCGGCCTCGAGAAAAGCGCCGGCGAGCGGATTGGGCCGCTTCGCGGTCGCGACCGTGAAAGGTCCGCCCTTGGCGTGGAAGGGGCCGTCGAGATCGAGATTGTCCTCCGATCTGCGGAAGTAGGGCAGAACGTCGTCATAGCCCCAGCCGACATTTCCCGCCGCGCGCCAGTCGTCGTAGTCGCGCCGATGACCGCGCGTGTAGACCATGCCGTTGAGGCCGCCGCTGCCGCCGAGCATGCGCCCGCGCGGAACCGGGATTTCCCGGCCGCCGAGCCCGGGCTGCGGCGTCGAGGCGTAGCCCCAGCCGAGCTTCGGGTGATTGATCAAACCGACCATGCCGACGGGAACATGAATATAGGGGTGGCGGTCTTCCGGTCCCGACTCAAGCAGGCAGACAGAGTTCCGCGGGTTCTCCGACAACCGGTTCGCGAGCACGCAGCCCGCAGTGCCGCCACCGACGATGAGGAAATCGAATGTCTCGTCGGCAGCATCCCGCCCCCTCATTAGAGCGACACCAGCACCGATTTGATCTCGGTGTAGATCTCGACGCCTTCGCGGCCGTATTCGCGCCCCCAGCCCGACTGTTTGAAACCACCAGCCGGAAGACCCTGGTCGAGGCCGCCGCCGTTGATCTTGACCGTCCCCGCGCGGATACGCGAAGCGAGCTTGTGCGCGGCACTGAGATTGCTGGTGAAGACGTTGGCGGCGAGCCCGTAGCTCGTGTCGTTTGCCTCGGCGGCGAGCGCGTCGAGGGTCGCGTCGTCGAACGAAACGGCGCAGAGCACAGGCCCGAAGATTTCCTCGCGTCGCACCGCCATGTCACGGCGCGTGCCGCCCAGGATCGTCGGTTCGACGAAATAGCCCGGGCGGTCGACGGTCCTGCCGCCGACGATCGC
The Mesorhizobium australicum genome window above contains:
- a CDS encoding GMC family oxidoreductase, producing MRGRDAADETFDFLIVGGGTAGCVLANRLSENPRNSVCLLESGPEDRHPYIHVPVGMVGLINHPKLGWGYASTPQPGLGGREIPVPRGRMLGGSGGLNGMVYTRGHRRDYDDWRAAGNVGWGYDDVLPYFRRSEDNLDLDGPFHAKGGPFTVATAKRPNPLAGAFLEAAVELGFARNDDINGAEQDGFGLRQVNILRGARVTTATAFLRPARRRPNLRVMTGADVSHVTIEDGRAIGVQVCGRIRRTVRARREVVLAAGAFGSPAILMRSGIGPGEDLLRLGIPVVRHRPDVGQNLADHPSSQVVWEGSTRDSYGISLAKLPQLAGEAARYVLRREGMFASNIFEAAGYVRTLPHLDRPDVQLVFCPALRKPGGTLGIGHGFSIGVVALHPVSTGSVRLSGARMDDKPLIDFGLFSDSADVATIVRGLRIAKRLAASRALARYGRAEIVPGPEWSDADLGDFVRHTAATAFHPVGTCRMGADPSSVVDPELRVRGVSGLSVADASIMPSIVGGNTNAPAIMIAEKASDLIAGRM
- a CDS encoding TRAP transporter substrate-binding protein encodes the protein MRLKLFSLALAATASLVTGSALAQDKTLKLSFYPPAVHPMVGALEAWGKSLTEATGGSVKVEIYTSEQLGKAVDQYDMARDGIADMAMAPPGLTPGRFPIITLTEIPFTFEEVGKGSGNFHRWYQRYADKEMGDVKLCMVILHDPGILHMGGKQPKVPADMAGTKIRPANGTMANYLSGMGASTVQAAMGEIRELVERGVVDGITFPWNSVFLTKAESKLTYHLDVGMYTAPNAFVMNQSFYDGLSDDQKKAVDAHCTPEWSAKLATPWAEFERAGREKFANLEGHTLYKPTDEELALWKKAAEPQAARIFEGMKRLSLDGETLLDELKAEMAK